In Leptolyngbya sp. SIO1E4, one DNA window encodes the following:
- a CDS encoding NUDIX hydrolase — protein MGKKNRIRPIAICLFRQGDRILVHEGVDTARGLHFARPLGGGLDFSEHSRDAVVREIREELGAEIKDVEQLGILESIYSYEGEPGHEIVFVYDAHFVDESLYAKTALMAQEGKRVFEAHWRSLNELRGNPLVLVPEGLWQFL, from the coding sequence ATGGGGAAAAAAAATCGCATTCGCCCGATCGCAATTTGCCTATTTCGCCAGGGCGATCGCATCTTGGTCCACGAAGGCGTTGATACTGCCAGAGGCCTCCACTTTGCACGTCCCCTAGGCGGTGGGCTCGACTTTAGTGAACACAGCCGCGATGCCGTAGTTCGCGAGATCCGCGAAGAGCTCGGTGCTGAGATTAAAGATGTCGAGCAATTGGGCATTTTGGAATCCATTTACAGCTACGAGGGGGAACCCGGCCACGAAATTGTGTTTGTATACGACGCTCACTTTGTGGACGAGAGCCTATATGCAAAAACAGCATTAATGGCGCAAGAAGGAAAGCGAGTATTTGAAGCCCATTGGCGATCTCTCAACGAACTGCGGGGAAATCCTCTGGTTCTGGTTCCCGAAGGGCTATGGCAGTTTCTGTAA
- a CDS encoding NADH-quinone oxidoreductase subunit M, whose translation MLSVLIWLPIIGALPIAFLPQVTAKQARSLSLAISGTVLLWTIWLFTQFDLSAAGFQFQEFHPWIPLLGLNYHLGLDGLSLLMAALNSLITWIALWSSRPEMERPRLFYALMLLVNGGVAGAFLAQNLLLFFLLYEVELVPLYLLVAIWGGEKRAYAATKFLLYTAVSGALMLAGFLSTVWLGNRADFAYSPALGEVLPLAVQVILLLVLLVAFGIKIPLVPFHTWLPDTYVAASTPVAMILGGVLAKLGTYGLFRFGLGMFPDAWSILAPYLAVWGAVSVLYGAITAIAQKDIKRMVAYSSIGHMGYVLLGGAALTDLALTGAVSQMVSHGIILAILFNLVGVVEAKVGTRELDVLNGLMNPIRGLPMTSAMLVLGGMASAGIPGLVGFVTEFLVFQGSYAVYPLPTLLAVTGTGLTAVYFVILLNRTCFGKLDNSIAYFPKVDFIERFPALVLATLILFLGVQPNWLVRWGEPAAAAMVASVPQTAPAIQDTLLPPVVASMLSTQK comes from the coding sequence ATGCTAAGTGTTCTCATCTGGCTACCGATAATTGGTGCCTTGCCCATTGCATTCTTGCCTCAAGTGACGGCTAAGCAAGCGCGATCGCTGTCCTTGGCAATCTCCGGGACTGTTCTGTTATGGACAATTTGGTTATTTACTCAGTTTGACCTGAGTGCTGCGGGCTTTCAGTTTCAGGAATTTCATCCTTGGATCCCGCTGTTGGGGTTGAACTATCACCTCGGTTTAGACGGATTGTCTTTGCTCATGGCGGCGCTGAACAGCTTAATCACCTGGATTGCCCTTTGGAGCAGTCGCCCTGAAATGGAGCGTCCACGGCTGTTTTATGCGCTGATGCTGCTGGTCAATGGGGGTGTGGCTGGGGCGTTCCTGGCTCAAAACCTGCTGTTGTTTTTCTTGCTCTATGAAGTTGAGCTGGTGCCGCTGTATCTGCTGGTAGCTATTTGGGGCGGCGAAAAACGGGCCTATGCAGCAACCAAGTTTTTACTCTACACGGCTGTGTCGGGCGCATTAATGCTGGCTGGTTTCTTATCCACCGTGTGGCTAGGGAACCGGGCTGACTTTGCCTACAGTCCAGCACTCGGTGAGGTGTTGCCCCTAGCGGTTCAAGTCATTTTGCTGCTGGTGTTGCTGGTCGCTTTTGGCATCAAGATTCCCCTGGTTCCTTTCCACACCTGGCTACCGGATACGTATGTTGCAGCTTCGACGCCTGTGGCAATGATTTTGGGGGGGGTTTTGGCCAAGCTTGGTACCTATGGTCTATTCCGCTTTGGTCTGGGGATGTTCCCTGATGCTTGGTCAATACTGGCTCCTTACCTGGCCGTATGGGGGGCAGTTAGTGTTTTATATGGAGCCATCACGGCGATCGCACAAAAAGACATCAAACGGATGGTTGCCTACAGCTCTATCGGTCACATGGGGTATGTCCTCTTAGGAGGCGCGGCACTGACGGATCTCGCGCTGACTGGGGCCGTGAGTCAGATGGTCTCTCACGGCATTATTCTGGCAATTCTGTTCAATCTGGTGGGTGTGGTTGAGGCCAAAGTTGGCACTCGCGAGTTAGATGTCCTTAATGGCTTGATGAATCCCATTCGCGGGTTACCTATGACCAGCGCAATGTTAGTGCTGGGGGGCATGGCAAGCGCAGGGATTCCTGGGCTGGTCGGGTTCGTCACAGAATTTTTAGTCTTCCAGGGCAGTTATGCGGTGTATCCCCTGCCTACGCTCCTGGCTGTCACTGGGACAGGGCTAACAGCGGTGTATTTTGTCATTCTGCTGAACCGTACTTGTTTCGGCAAGCTCGATAACAGTATTGCCTACTTCCCTAAGGTCGATTTCATTGAGCGTTTTCCGGCACTGGTTTTGGCCACACTCATTCTATTTTTGGGCGTGCAGCCAAATTGGTTGGTGCGATGGGGTGAGCCTGCAGCCGCAGCTATGGTCGCGAGCGTTCCCCAGACAGCGCCGGCAATACAAGATACGCTGCTGCCGCCAGTGGTGGCCTCAATGCTGTCTACTCAGAAGTAG
- a CDS encoding cation:proton antiporter: MELIQALIIDNPLVAFTTLLLVSLTLPPLFEQLRLPGLVGLLVAGVLLGPSGIGLLDPDGEIEKLFSDIGKVYLMFVAALEIDLREFSRNRDRSMIFGGLTFAIPLSGGILLGRLTGLDWPSAVLIGSLLASHTLLAYPIVMRLGASRNEAVTVTVGATIFTDIAALLILAVCVAVQRGSFSPSMLALKLTVLGIYATAVLFGLDWVGKLYFRCTGDEQGNKFLFILLAVFLSAMGAQLIQVDKVIGAFLAGLAVNDVVGDGPVKEKVEFFGGVLFIPFFFVCMGLLLDVPVFLEALTDRLGLTVGIVLTLITTKFLAAAIAGLVFRYSWMQILTMWSLSLPQVAATLAAALVGLQVGLITPPIFNTVIVLMLVTSLLGSIATSHFASNLPRPHPETLVSDDNPWGEWLESDPATATPFTVVVPVANPLTQRYLIEMAALIANHEGGHIVPLTIAPARVHMDDAKLLKALSKGQKLLKAAESISHEWGAKATPKIRIDDDVAAGINRSAREQNAQLIVMGWSPTEGLRAKLFGTLIDSVFGATHCPVVVTRLRTEPVHMHRILIPVKILTPQTIRTIRFGQVFADTHQASIMLLHVSDRRTPKDQLQSFRASLRDVVQADPQIRHTIKCVRHDDPGTVILKASRHTDLVILRSMRRRTAGGLAVSDVTHQVLKGLTCSVMLFGEPYT; the protein is encoded by the coding sequence ATGGAATTGATTCAGGCACTGATTATTGACAATCCCCTGGTGGCTTTTACCACCTTGTTGTTGGTGAGCCTGACACTGCCGCCCTTGTTTGAGCAACTGCGGCTGCCTGGACTGGTGGGGTTGCTGGTTGCGGGTGTTCTCTTAGGGCCTAGTGGGATCGGGCTATTAGACCCTGACGGAGAGATCGAGAAACTGTTCTCCGATATTGGCAAGGTGTATCTCATGTTTGTGGCTGCCCTGGAAATTGATTTGAGGGAATTTAGCCGCAACCGCGATCGCTCGATGATATTTGGCGGGCTTACTTTTGCAATTCCCCTGTCGGGGGGAATCTTGCTGGGGCGTCTCACTGGGCTAGACTGGCCCTCAGCGGTGCTGATTGGCTCCCTACTGGCGTCCCATACCCTTTTGGCCTATCCCATCGTCATGCGGCTAGGAGCCTCCCGCAATGAGGCCGTCACCGTCACCGTCGGAGCCACAATTTTTACGGACATTGCAGCTTTGTTGATTCTCGCGGTATGTGTAGCGGTGCAGCGGGGGAGTTTTTCCCCCTCAATGCTGGCTTTGAAGCTGACGGTGTTAGGTATCTACGCAACGGCCGTTTTGTTTGGCCTCGATTGGGTCGGCAAACTCTATTTTCGATGCACAGGAGATGAGCAAGGCAACAAATTTCTGTTTATCTTGCTGGCGGTGTTTCTCTCGGCAATGGGGGCACAGCTGATTCAGGTAGACAAAGTTATTGGAGCTTTTTTAGCGGGGCTAGCCGTCAATGATGTGGTCGGAGATGGCCCTGTGAAAGAAAAAGTGGAATTTTTCGGCGGGGTGTTGTTCATTCCTTTTTTCTTTGTCTGCATGGGGTTGCTGCTAGATGTCCCCGTGTTTTTAGAAGCCCTCACTGATCGCCTCGGGCTCACTGTCGGGATTGTGCTTACCCTCATAACCACTAAGTTTTTGGCTGCAGCGATCGCAGGGCTTGTCTTTCGCTACAGCTGGATGCAGATATTAACCATGTGGTCGTTGTCATTGCCCCAGGTTGCAGCAACATTAGCCGCCGCTTTAGTGGGGTTGCAGGTCGGGCTGATTACCCCGCCTATCTTTAACACCGTGATTGTGTTGATGTTAGTGACATCGCTCTTGGGGTCGATTGCCACTAGCCACTTTGCCAGTAATCTCCCTCGCCCCCACCCAGAGACTTTGGTTTCAGACGATAACCCCTGGGGAGAGTGGTTAGAGTCTGATCCGGCAACAGCGACTCCGTTTACGGTCGTTGTGCCTGTTGCTAATCCTTTAACCCAGAGATACTTGATTGAAATGGCTGCCCTCATTGCTAACCACGAAGGGGGCCATATTGTGCCGCTGACAATTGCACCTGCCCGCGTCCATATGGATGATGCAAAACTGCTTAAGGCCCTATCAAAGGGGCAAAAGTTGCTCAAAGCAGCAGAAAGTATCAGCCATGAATGGGGGGCAAAAGCAACCCCCAAGATTCGGATTGACGATGATGTGGCGGCGGGCATCAATCGCTCTGCGCGGGAGCAAAATGCCCAGTTAATTGTGATGGGATGGAGCCCGACGGAAGGCTTACGAGCCAAACTATTTGGCACATTGATCGACAGTGTGTTTGGGGCGACCCACTGTCCTGTGGTGGTGACCCGATTGCGAACAGAGCCCGTGCACATGCACCGTATTCTGATCCCGGTCAAAATTCTGACACCACAAACCATTCGCACCATTCGTTTTGGACAGGTGTTTGCAGATACTCACCAGGCCTCAATTATGCTGCTGCATGTCAGCGATCGCCGCACCCCCAAAGATCAGCTGCAATCCTTCCGGGCATCCCTGAGAGACGTGGTTCAGGCTGATCCTCAAATTCGCCACACCATTAAGTGCGTCCGCCATGATGATCCGGGAACCGTGATTCTCAAAGCCTCTCGCCATACGGATCTAGTCATCTTGCGATCTATGCGCCGCCGTACAGCTGGAGGCCTCGCTGTGAGTGACGTGACTCACCAAGTTTTGAAGGGACTCACCTGTTCCGTCATGCTGTTCGGTGAACCCTACACTTAA
- a CDS encoding bifunctional riboflavin kinase/FAD synthetase: MWITSSLSTTYAPTNVALGNFDGVHLGHQTVIRPILPIAQAKDACTDSGHPSGSIDTSVLGGYSDRCSQLLDPCDFQVAQRPSLSPADDPMPTVVTFYPHPQEFFSGKARPWLTPLEEKAVFMGQLGVRQLVLLPFNRELANLSPHVFVEAVLLDRLQAQHISVGADFRFGHKRLGDVSLLERLATRRGANVTVVELAQDEGDRISSSRIRQALCAGDIAQAQQLLGRPYCLTGWVVRGQQLGRQLGFPTANLRVLPEKFLPRTGVYSVRVYGVPGQTDHHGHPGVMNLGVRPTVDGQTQTVEVHLLNWHGDLYDCTLTVALKGFLRPEQRFDSLDHLKAQIQADCDAAQTILKVGN, encoded by the coding sequence GTGTGGATTACGTCTTCACTATCAACGACATATGCCCCAACAAACGTTGCTTTGGGGAACTTTGATGGTGTGCATTTAGGCCACCAAACGGTTATTCGACCTATTTTGCCGATCGCTCAAGCTAAGGATGCCTGTACCGATTCAGGGCACCCTTCTGGAAGTATCGATACCTCTGTCTTGGGGGGGTATAGCGATCGCTGTTCACAGCTACTAGACCCCTGTGACTTTCAGGTGGCCCAGCGCCCTTCCCTGTCCCCTGCAGATGACCCGATGCCAACGGTGGTGACCTTTTACCCCCATCCGCAGGAATTCTTCTCGGGTAAAGCTCGACCCTGGTTAACCCCTCTGGAAGAAAAGGCTGTTTTCATGGGGCAATTGGGTGTCCGCCAGTTAGTTTTGCTGCCGTTTAATCGAGAGTTGGCAAACCTGAGCCCCCATGTTTTTGTCGAAGCCGTTTTGTTAGACCGTTTGCAAGCTCAACACATCAGCGTTGGCGCTGATTTTCGGTTTGGCCACAAGCGTTTGGGGGATGTCAGCCTGTTAGAGCGGTTAGCTACTCGGCGAGGGGCCAACGTGACCGTTGTGGAACTGGCGCAGGATGAGGGCGATCGCATCAGCAGCTCTCGGATTCGGCAAGCACTTTGTGCCGGTGACATTGCTCAGGCGCAGCAGCTACTCGGGCGCCCTTACTGTTTAACGGGGTGGGTCGTACGAGGACAGCAGTTAGGGCGGCAGCTGGGGTTTCCCACCGCCAATTTGCGGGTACTGCCTGAGAAGTTTTTACCCCGAACAGGGGTCTATAGTGTGCGGGTATATGGGGTACCTGGGCAAACCGATCATCATGGTCACCCTGGGGTCATGAACTTGGGTGTAAGACCGACAGTAGATGGCCAAACCCAGACCGTAGAAGTTCATTTGTTGAACTGGCATGGCGACCTTTATGACTGCACATTAACCGTGGCTTTGAAAGGGTTTCTAAGGCCGGAACAGCGATTTGATTCCCTGGATCATCTCAAAGCTCAGATTCAGGCAGACTGCGATGCTGCCCAGACAATTCTGAAAGTAGGCAATTAA
- the pheS gene encoding phenylalanine--tRNA ligase subunit alpha, whose translation MTPPPNSLEADLQALQTAGEAAIDLADGLDALEQLRVAYLGKKGKVSKVLGGMGKLPPADRPRIGALANTVKDAIQTRLETRKTSLQAAQIQAKLQAETLDVTMPGVFGPQGRIHPINSIIDQITEIFVGLGYTVADGPEIEADYYNFEALNFLPDHPARDMQDTLYLPNGDLMRTHTSNVQIRYMKEHSPPCRVLAAGRCYRRDTVDATHAAVFHQIEFFAVDKGITFTDLRGTIRAFVDALFGDIPIRFRPSFFPFTEPSAEVDVEWNGRWLEVLGCGMIDPNVLAAVGYDPEVYTGFAAGLGVERLAMVQHEIDDIRRLYSSDLRFLQQF comes from the coding sequence ATGACCCCACCTCCTAACAGTTTGGAAGCAGACCTCCAAGCATTGCAGACCGCAGGCGAAGCAGCAATCGATCTGGCTGATGGTCTTGACGCCCTAGAGCAACTGCGAGTTGCTTACCTCGGCAAAAAGGGCAAAGTCTCTAAAGTCCTTGGCGGCATGGGCAAGCTCCCCCCTGCAGATCGCCCTCGTATTGGGGCCTTGGCAAATACCGTCAAAGACGCCATCCAGACGCGCTTGGAAACCCGCAAGACTAGCCTGCAAGCAGCGCAAATCCAGGCAAAGCTCCAAGCAGAAACGCTGGACGTGACGATGCCGGGAGTATTTGGTCCCCAAGGGCGCATTCATCCCATCAACAGCATTATTGACCAGATTACAGAAATCTTTGTGGGTCTAGGATACACCGTAGCCGATGGGCCTGAAATTGAAGCCGATTATTACAACTTTGAAGCGCTCAACTTCTTGCCTGATCACCCAGCACGGGACATGCAAGACACCCTTTATCTGCCCAATGGTGATCTGATGCGCACCCACACCTCCAATGTTCAAATCCGTTATATGAAAGAGCATTCGCCGCCCTGCCGGGTGCTCGCAGCCGGGCGCTGCTACCGGCGGGATACAGTTGATGCAACCCACGCAGCGGTTTTCCATCAGATTGAGTTCTTTGCCGTGGATAAAGGGATTACCTTTACAGATTTGCGAGGAACCATTCGGGCCTTTGTGGATGCCCTATTTGGCGACATTCCTATTCGCTTTCGACCGAGCTTTTTTCCCTTCACAGAACCCTCTGCTGAAGTTGATGTGGAATGGAACGGTCGGTGGCTAGAAGTTTTGGGTTGTGGCATGATCGACCCCAACGTCTTAGCCGCAGTTGGATACGACCCAGAAGTCTATACGGGCTTTGCCGCTGGCTTAGGGGTAGAGCGCCTCGCGATGGTTCAGCATGAAATTGACGACATTCGTCGCCTTTACAGCAGCGATCTGCGCTTCTTACAGCAGTTTTAA
- a CDS encoding fasciclin domain-containing protein produces the protein MPTIVDIAVNTEGFSTLVAAVQAAGLVETLQGDGPFTVFAPNDDAFAKLPPGTVQTLVQNPPQLARILTYHVAVGKYTQADLVKLGQVESVEGAPIPVDGSDGFEVKNATVLAADIEADNGIIHVLDNVILMG, from the coding sequence ATGCCTACTATCGTTGATATCGCAGTCAATACCGAAGGTTTTTCTACTCTGGTGGCGGCTGTGCAGGCTGCTGGACTGGTTGAAACGCTACAAGGAGACGGGCCTTTTACCGTATTTGCGCCCAATGATGATGCCTTTGCCAAGCTGCCTCCTGGCACGGTGCAAACCCTCGTACAAAACCCGCCACAGTTGGCCCGGATTTTGACCTATCATGTAGCGGTAGGCAAATATACTCAGGCTGATTTAGTCAAACTTGGTCAGGTAGAGTCTGTGGAAGGGGCTCCGATTCCAGTTGACGGTTCTGATGGGTTTGAAGTTAAAAACGCCACAGTTCTAGCCGCAGACATTGAAGCAGATAACGGGATTATCCATGTCTTAGACAACGTCATCCTGATGGGATAA
- a CDS encoding CO2 hydration protein, translated as MTTALTPPKPEIIPPSTHAHADVIHRLEAGGSMLPDTPENLMQIIGIYKAYAVPMDFYWRDLLYIAERVFLDPLPAFKYFLPQEYLDLPNHYAGDTADLRIWRGEASAHPELLTFMDKGEVKRKLPKLFHHLWHDRVNMEFAEACMKAMLWHQDMGGRFNDFLYTDEYKANCDRAIKAYFKRNPLMLGLHKLSPNLFYEKCRELSYYANLGLFWEVMAPVFFEMSDIYDEGGFKGVPDAMDFLINGIFAVAGRPIYHHVYIDGECYELIPKSKAFTWLYEAALPYVEAVFYRTAPFRGTKSYNAQAGQVPEDQRDFHYGILYADVFPVGSAGIPPTLLMQDMLHFLPQYLVDYYAKYCRGEDDVLIQLGITFQRSMYNVTSAVIQALRTALLYPLDDPNPKHRMANRKFFEAQMDRFLRPEARLRDIQHDSYR; from the coding sequence ATGACAACCGCTCTGACCCCTCCCAAACCCGAAATTATTCCACCCTCAACCCATGCCCATGCTGATGTTATCCATCGGCTAGAGGCCGGCGGGTCGATGCTGCCTGATACCCCCGAAAATCTGATGCAGATTATCGGCATCTATAAAGCCTATGCGGTGCCGATGGATTTCTACTGGCGGGATTTGCTCTATATTGCTGAGCGGGTTTTCTTGGATCCTCTACCCGCGTTCAAATACTTTTTACCACAAGAATATCTAGACCTACCCAACCATTACGCCGGAGACACCGCCGATTTGCGTATTTGGCGCGGGGAGGCATCGGCACACCCAGAGTTGCTGACGTTTATGGACAAAGGTGAGGTGAAGCGCAAGCTGCCTAAACTGTTCCATCACCTCTGGCACGATCGCGTCAACATGGAGTTTGCCGAGGCCTGTATGAAGGCCATGTTGTGGCACCAGGACATGGGTGGACGCTTCAATGACTTTCTGTACACCGATGAATATAAGGCCAATTGTGATCGTGCCATCAAAGCCTACTTTAAGCGTAATCCCTTGATGCTGGGCCTCCATAAGCTGTCTCCCAATCTGTTTTATGAAAAATGTCGGGAACTGTCTTACTACGCCAACCTGGGCCTCTTTTGGGAAGTGATGGCTCCTGTTTTCTTCGAAATGTCTGACATCTATGATGAAGGCGGCTTCAAGGGCGTTCCTGATGCGATGGACTTTTTGATCAACGGTATCTTCGCAGTCGCAGGACGTCCGATTTACCACCACGTCTACATCGATGGCGAGTGCTACGAACTGATCCCTAAGTCAAAAGCCTTTACCTGGCTCTATGAGGCAGCGCTACCCTACGTTGAAGCGGTGTTTTACCGGACTGCACCGTTCCGGGGCACCAAGTCCTATAACGCTCAGGCGGGTCAGGTTCCGGAAGACCAACGGGATTTTCATTACGGCATTCTTTATGCAGATGTGTTCCCCGTCGGCAGTGCTGGGATTCCCCCCACCCTGCTGATGCAGGATATGCTGCATTTCTTGCCGCAGTACCTGGTCGATTACTATGCAAAATATTGCCGGGGAGAAGACGATGTGCTGATCCAGTTGGGGATTACTTTTCAGCGATCGATGTACAACGTTACCTCAGCGGTGATTCAAGCACTGAGAACAGCACTGCTCTATCCTCTGGATGACCCCAATCCTAAGCACCGCATGGCAAATCGCAAATTCTTTGAAGCTCAAATGGATCGCTTTTTGCGCCCTGAAGCCCGTCTGCGTGATATTCAGCACGATAGCTATCGTTAG
- the surE gene encoding 5'/3'-nucleotidase SurE gives MKLLISNDDGIFAAGIRTLANTLAKAGHQVWVVCPDRERSATGHGLTLHKPIRAEQVEGVFHSEVGAWACSGTPSDCVKLALGALLDEQPDMVLSGINHGANLGTDILYSGTVSAAMEGVIEGVPAIALSLTSFAYRNFLPAAQFAQSLLETLNQFPLKIPMLLNVNVPAVEGSQIKGSVIARQGIRRYFDIFEKRIDPRGKTYYWLAGEVSEAVEREADSYQLLANQLQRLPEFSGLQQIPTDVEAIRNNFITMTPLQYNLTSPLGLCHLQSWQTQFSEVSVHPDGPTRASKS, from the coding sequence ATGAAACTGCTGATCAGTAACGATGATGGAATCTTTGCTGCCGGTATTCGCACCTTGGCCAATACCCTAGCAAAAGCTGGCCATCAAGTCTGGGTTGTCTGCCCTGATCGGGAACGGTCTGCCACGGGGCATGGGCTCACGCTTCACAAACCCATTCGAGCGGAACAGGTGGAAGGGGTTTTTCACTCAGAAGTTGGAGCTTGGGCCTGTTCGGGAACCCCGTCTGATTGTGTCAAGCTAGCGCTAGGGGCATTATTAGACGAACAGCCAGATATGGTGCTCTCGGGGATTAATCATGGCGCTAACCTGGGCACTGACATACTCTATTCGGGGACGGTTTCTGCGGCCATGGAAGGTGTGATTGAGGGGGTGCCTGCGATCGCCCTCAGTTTAACCAGTTTTGCTTATCGCAACTTCTTACCAGCTGCCCAATTCGCCCAATCTTTGTTGGAAACGTTGAACCAGTTCCCCTTGAAAATACCGATGTTACTCAACGTGAATGTTCCCGCCGTGGAGGGCAGCCAAATCAAAGGATCTGTGATTGCCCGTCAGGGCATTCGACGGTACTTCGACATTTTTGAAAAACGCATCGACCCGAGGGGTAAAACCTATTACTGGTTAGCGGGTGAGGTTTCGGAAGCGGTTGAACGAGAGGCTGACAGCTATCAACTTTTGGCAAATCAACTGCAACGGCTACCAGAATTTTCCGGTCTGCAGCAAATTCCAACGGATGTTGAGGCAATCAGAAATAATTTTATTACCATGACACCCTTGCAGTACAATCTCACCTCACCCTTAGGGCTGTGCCATCTGCAATCTTGGCAAACTCAGTTTAGCGAGGTTTCAGTTCATCCTGATGGCCCTACGAGAGCGTCGAAATCATGA
- a CDS encoding MBL fold metallo-hydrolase translates to MSDKENQFLIRFWGVRGSIACPGPQTVRYGGNTSCLEMRVGGKLLVFDGGTGLRVLGLKLLSEMPLDAAMFFTHSHWDHIQGFPFFVPAFVPGNKFQIYGTVAPNGSTIEQRLNDQMLHPNFPVPLQVMGADLKFCDIQIGETVEIGDIKVENALLNHPGEAVGYRVSWAGKTAAYITDTEHFPDDRLDENVVWLSRDADVMIYDATYTDNEYYNEKSSKIGWGHSTWQEAVKVAKAANVKQLVIFHHDPLHNDDFMDEVAQDTAERFPNSVVAREGMVIDLMAAPEPAVLA, encoded by the coding sequence ATGTCTGATAAAGAGAACCAGTTTCTGATTCGCTTCTGGGGCGTAAGAGGCAGTATCGCTTGTCCCGGGCCACAGACCGTGCGCTATGGCGGTAATACTTCCTGTCTCGAAATGCGTGTCGGGGGCAAACTTCTCGTCTTTGATGGTGGAACTGGGCTACGTGTGCTTGGCTTAAAACTATTGTCTGAGATGCCCTTAGATGCTGCCATGTTCTTTACCCATTCTCACTGGGATCACATTCAGGGCTTTCCATTCTTTGTTCCGGCTTTCGTTCCAGGAAACAAGTTTCAAATTTATGGCACGGTTGCCCCGAATGGCTCCACCATTGAGCAGCGCCTCAATGATCAGATGCTGCACCCCAACTTTCCGGTGCCCCTGCAAGTGATGGGCGCAGATCTTAAGTTCTGCGACATCCAGATAGGCGAGACGGTGGAGATTGGTGACATCAAAGTCGAGAACGCACTGTTGAATCATCCTGGCGAAGCTGTAGGGTATCGGGTTAGTTGGGCGGGCAAGACGGCGGCTTACATTACAGACACTGAGCACTTTCCAGATGATCGGCTCGACGAAAACGTTGTGTGGCTCTCTCGGGATGCTGACGTCATGATCTATGACGCGACATATACCGATAACGAGTACTACAACGAGAAGTCCAGCAAGATCGGGTGGGGGCATTCCACTTGGCAAGAGGCGGTTAAAGTGGCTAAAGCTGCTAATGTTAAGCAGCTAGTCATTTTCCACCATGATCCTCTGCATAACGACGACTTTATGGATGAAGTTGCTCAAGATACCGCTGAACGCTTCCCAAACAGTGTGGTAGCCCGTGAAGGCATGGTCATTGATTTAATGGCCGCTCCTGAACCTGCGGTATTGGCTTAG